The proteins below come from a single Fastidiosipila sanguinis genomic window:
- a CDS encoding DNA cytosine methyltransferase, whose translation MNKVKILELFGGIGAIRKALINLKIPYEVVDYVEIDKACVKSYNALYGEDYKPKSVVGYKAPNERIDLVMHGSPCQDFSRIGKKQGGVKNSGTRSSLLFETIRIIKEMKDKPKWIIWENVKGVLDRNMRDSFFIYLKELENLGYKSKYEILNAMDFGIPQKRERIFVVSQFGENNFSFNKLERKETRPLSEFLEKDVSELYTMTQPYMLKFLNKSIDNSFRGRLKVIKDFSYTISTKQMRVPNSGIIDIGKGQYRYLTERECLRLMGFDDSDINKLEEAHPRRKNCTSSKLYKQAGNSIVVDVLMAIIKEIRRMEVGNASK comes from the coding sequence ATGAATAAGGTAAAAATATTAGAGCTTTTCGGTGGCATAGGTGCTATTAGAAAGGCTCTTATTAATTTAAAGATACCTTATGAAGTAGTTGATTATGTAGAAATAGATAAGGCTTGTGTTAAATCATACAACGCACTTTATGGAGAAGATTATAAGCCAAAATCAGTAGTAGGATATAAAGCTCCTAATGAGAGGATAGACTTAGTTATGCATGGAAGTCCTTGCCAAGACTTTTCAAGAATTGGAAAAAAGCAGGGAGGAGTTAAAAATTCAGGAACTAGATCAAGCCTACTATTTGAAACAATTAGAATAATAAAAGAAATGAAAGATAAACCTAAATGGATAATTTGGGAAAATGTAAAGGGAGTCCTTGATAGAAATATGAGGGACTCCTTTTTTATTTATCTAAAAGAGCTAGAAAACCTTGGATATAAAAGCAAATATGAAATCTTAAATGCAATGGACTTTGGGATACCTCAAAAAAGGGAGAGGATATTTGTTGTTTCACAATTTGGAGAAAATAACTTTTCTTTTAATAAATTGGAGAGGAAAGAAACAAGACCACTAAGTGAATTTTTAGAAAAGGATGTAAGTGAACTTTACACAATGACTCAACCTTATATGCTGAAATTTTTAAATAAAAGCATAGATAATAGTTTTAGAGGGCGACTGAAAGTGATTAAAGATTTTTCTTATACTATTTCTACAAAACAGATGAGAGTACCCAATTCTGGAATAATAGATATTGGAAAAGGTCAGTACAGGTATTTAACAGAAAGAGAATGCCTAAGACTCATGGGTTTTGATGACAGTGATATTAACAAACTAGAAGAAGCACATCCAAGAAGAAAAAATTGTACTTCAAGCAAGCTATATAAGCAGGCCGGCAATTCAATTGTGGTTGATGTTTTAATGGCTATTATAAAAGAAATTCGTAGAATGGAGGTAGGAAATGCAAGTAAATGA
- a CDS encoding DNA topoisomerase 3 — MKLVIAEKPSVAVTIAKVIGSRTRKNGYYEGGGYIVSWCVGHLIQMASPERHDEKWKKWTIDTLPIIPEEYIYEVSKSTKKQYGVLKKLLNDKNIDTVINACDAGREGELIFRLVYNQAKCKKKIQRLWISSMENKAIEDGFRNLKSGENFEDLCRSASARAIADWLVGMNLSRLYSCIYKETYSVGRVQTPTLYLIAKRDSEINLFKKQKYYTVDLSYGGLKLVSDRIDKIEVAEQLLNLLEDEIVITEVEDKEISTRPDKPYDLTTLQREANKYFGYSANDTLNLAQGLYEKKLITYPRTDSRHLTDDMVNTMKELLEGFEEDFKINESNFKSIFNSSKVTDHYAIIPTISGIGKAKDLSDKESKIYNLIKNKLLASCSDNLKESSRKIRYEYDKFNFNASGKTVIDEGYTKYLKPYGKERQENELPDVKTGDKIKLTSKNILEKFTKAPSHYNEDTLLKAMESAGVESLDKDIEVERKGLGTPATRAGIIENLIHKDLIRRDKKNLLVTEKGNRLVSIVEDKFKSAETTSEWEMKLAKISSGEVDKEDFLREIEDSIRELVDRYKNNLNE, encoded by the coding sequence ATGAAATTAGTAATAGCAGAAAAGCCAAGTGTAGCAGTTACAATTGCAAAAGTAATTGGATCAAGGACAAGAAAAAACGGATATTATGAGGGAGGTGGATACATTGTTTCTTGGTGTGTAGGTCATTTAATTCAAATGGCAAGTCCAGAAAGACACGATGAAAAATGGAAGAAATGGACAATAGACACTCTTCCTATAATTCCAGAAGAATATATTTATGAAGTATCTAAAAGCACTAAGAAACAATATGGAGTTTTAAAGAAACTTTTAAACGATAAGAATATTGACACAGTTATAAATGCTTGTGATGCTGGAAGAGAAGGAGAGCTTATTTTTAGGCTTGTATATAATCAAGCTAAATGTAAGAAGAAGATTCAAAGACTTTGGATATCTTCAATGGAAAATAAAGCTATTGAAGATGGCTTTAGAAATCTTAAAAGTGGAGAAAATTTTGAAGACTTATGTAGATCAGCAAGTGCAAGAGCCATTGCCGATTGGTTGGTAGGAATGAATTTAAGTAGGCTTTATTCTTGCATTTACAAGGAAACATATTCAGTCGGTAGAGTACAAACTCCAACTCTATATTTAATAGCTAAAAGGGATAGTGAAATAAACCTGTTTAAGAAGCAAAAATATTATACAGTTGACCTATCTTATGGAGGATTAAAACTTGTATCAGATAGGATTGATAAAATTGAAGTTGCAGAGCAACTTTTAAACTTGCTAGAAGATGAAATAGTTATTACAGAGGTAGAAGATAAAGAAATAAGCACAAGACCAGATAAACCTTATGATCTCACTACCTTACAAAGAGAAGCAAACAAATATTTTGGATATTCAGCAAATGACACTTTAAACCTGGCACAAGGCTTGTATGAAAAAAAGCTAATCACATATCCAAGAACAGATAGTAGGCATTTAACCGATGATATGGTTAATACTATGAAAGAATTATTAGAAGGATTTGAAGAAGATTTTAAAATCAACGAATCAAACTTTAAGTCTATTTTTAATTCATCTAAGGTTACAGACCACTATGCAATTATTCCTACTATATCAGGCATTGGAAAAGCCAAAGATTTATCTGATAAAGAAAGCAAAATCTATAATCTAATTAAGAATAAATTACTTGCTTCATGTTCGGATAATTTAAAGGAATCTAGCAGAAAAATCAGATATGAATATGATAAATTTAACTTCAATGCAAGTGGCAAGACTGTAATCGATGAGGGTTATACCAAGTATCTAAAGCCTTATGGAAAGGAAAGACAAGAAAATGAATTACCAGATGTAAAGACTGGAGATAAAATTAAGCTCACTTCTAAAAACATATTGGAGAAATTTACCAAAGCTCCAAGTCATTATAATGAAGATACACTTTTAAAGGCTATGGAGAGTGCAGGAGTGGAATCCTTGGATAAAGACATAGAAGTAGAAAGAAAAGGCTTAGGAACACCAGCTACAAGAGCAGGAATTATTGAAAATCTTATCCATAAGGACCTTATAAGAAGAGATAAGAAAAATCTACTTGTAACAGAAAAAGGCAATAGACTTGTATCAATTGTAGAGGATAAGTTTAAGTCGGCAGAAACAACATCTGAATGGGAAATGAAACTTGCAAAGATTAGCTCTGGCGAAGTAGATAAAGAAGACTTTTTAAGAGAAATAGAAGATAGTATAAGGGAGCTTGTAGATAGGTACAAGAATAATCTAAATGAATAA
- a CDS encoding CD1107 family mobile element protein → MNKSIKRGVAIALLLFTFTVPATTFAMTNEGQIENQSESIYEPQKEEFEKMLKDDVFTPSKEEIPYQDVPRIPGNTSEANKPSNNPPKKTPLVKGGNTKAVNNLATQENKARGSVIENVDRNGKDITPSGDTEKDKENPVDIRQFLTFQTKSGKTMHLIVDHSSNQDNVRLLTEVGEQDLLNMIESEDKNTIKVEEPKKEEVKKEEPKTVPVKEEKKSGIGSFLIVALVIGGVVGAGYYFKVVKAKEDKMLEDFEEDDEDYISESEDRSDNDESHEESSEDDEDDELL, encoded by the coding sequence ATGAATAAGAGTATTAAACGAGGAGTAGCCATAGCGTTACTCCTTTTTACATTTACAGTACCAGCAACTACATTTGCGATGACAAATGAAGGACAAATAGAGAATCAAAGTGAGTCAATATATGAACCGCAAAAAGAAGAATTTGAAAAAATGTTGAAAGATGATGTTTTTACACCATCAAAAGAAGAGATTCCTTATCAAGATGTTCCAAGAATACCAGGTAATACAAGTGAAGCAAATAAGCCTTCAAATAATCCTCCAAAGAAAACCCCACTTGTAAAAGGTGGTAATACAAAGGCAGTAAATAATCTTGCGACACAAGAAAATAAGGCAAGAGGTTCAGTAATTGAAAATGTAGATAGGAATGGAAAAGATATTACACCAAGTGGAGATACAGAAAAAGATAAAGAAAATCCAGTAGATATAAGACAATTCTTAACATTTCAAACCAAAAGTGGAAAAACTATGCACCTAATAGTAGATCACTCATCAAATCAAGATAATGTAAGATTATTGACAGAAGTAGGAGAGCAAGACCTACTTAATATGATTGAATCAGAAGATAAAAACACTATAAAGGTTGAAGAGCCTAAGAAAGAAGAAGTAAAAAAAGAAGAACCTAAGACTGTTCCAGTAAAAGAAGAAAAGAAAAGCGGGATAGGTTCATTTCTAATTGTTGCACTTGTAATTGGAGGAGTTGTAGGAGCAGGATATTATTTTAAGGTAGTCAAAGCTAAAGAAGACAAAATGTTGGAAGACTTTGAAGAAGATGATGAGGATTATATTAGTGAGTCAGAAGATAGATCTGACAATGATGAAAGTCATGAAGAATCATCAGAAGATGATGAAGATGATGAACTATTATAA
- a CDS encoding leucine-rich repeat protein has product MKKFNTNRLRAFFMALLLVLTSTVHTSAFAKSDVTWTEDDFMYSSEGNIIAFSDKGLEKKEKTNILVFPEGTKSINGNYSLSHSNDELRYKREFGRGKHWDKVIIPDSVNHLGYAAFYEASIDEVKLSSSLTYLGGLAFFNCGLREVTLPDTLENIEHNAFERNNLQEITIPKSVKTIEQYAFSRNKLHTIKVLGNPNINSKGVFHNQEVEYRPKQNPFYENHFGFKGNQGFKSIPNGLRYENGEFVFDKNVDSVELEFDYNNDMYQGKMTIYNPNKYSIDTQTDLTGQDIDEKDNKIDDLTKNIKDLENQIKDLNDKKKEYQSKIDELKEKLESCKDNGEKLKQEKTKLEEEIRDKDNKIAQLNKEIENLKNSNNDGLIAEITQLKDELKRLQDENAKLKEDYSSTKWELEAEKEKTDKNENKIKEMQEKLESLEGELAKKTKEIEDKDNKIKDLEKALDEKDTKIKDLESKKKETENSKSECCKKIEELQKAIDSLKESSENTKKELEEKIKELEEKQKTSEEEIKKLKKDLDKKIEEAKKLIEEANKKAKEELEKQAKDEKDKNLNQDLSKKLDELLKLQRENKEKKEDKKSQDKKWDEILKADDKNILNQFDLNKMKKQEEQQGKKQVKDEKEFAVFQVDKNFYNIINKDGKTTVYMDVKTYVDQGRTMIPVRYIAYTLGFNVEYDNSTREAIFSNKENNILAKKTLRLNIDTGVMKDSDGKVYNSDVKPVIINGRIHASISNIAKAFGASHGDIKDGKNQTIEWDNARKAVYVFKNVK; this is encoded by the coding sequence CGGAAGATGATTTTATGTATTCCTCTGAGGGAAATATAATTGCCTTTAGTGATAAAGGCTTAGAAAAGAAAGAGAAGACAAATATTCTAGTATTTCCTGAAGGAACGAAGTCTATAAATGGAAATTATTCTTTAAGTCATTCAAATGATGAACTTAGATATAAAAGAGAATTTGGACGTGGCAAACATTGGGATAAAGTAATTATTCCTGATTCTGTTAATCATTTAGGCTATGCTGCCTTTTACGAAGCAAGTATAGACGAGGTAAAACTATCAAGTAGTCTAACTTATCTTGGTGGTTTAGCATTTTTCAATTGTGGACTTAGAGAAGTGACTTTACCTGATACTTTGGAAAATATTGAACATAATGCTTTTGAAAGAAATAACCTCCAAGAAATAACTATACCGAAGTCTGTGAAGACAATTGAACAATATGCTTTTTCAAGAAATAAATTGCACACTATAAAAGTTTTAGGCAATCCAAATATTAACAGTAAGGGAGTATTCCATAATCAAGAAGTTGAATATAGACCAAAACAAAATCCATTTTACGAAAATCATTTTGGTTTCAAGGGAAATCAAGGATTCAAATCTATTCCTAATGGATTGAGGTATGAAAATGGAGAGTTTGTCTTTGATAAGAATGTAGATAGTGTAGAACTTGAATTTGATTATAACAATGATATGTATCAAGGAAAGATGACTATATACAATCCAAATAAATATTCCATTGATACTCAAACAGATTTAACAGGACAAGATATTGATGAAAAGGACAATAAGATTGATGATTTAACTAAAAACATTAAGGACTTAGAAAATCAGATTAAAGACTTAAATGATAAGAAAAAAGAATACCAATCAAAGATAGATGAATTAAAGGAAAAGTTAGAATCTTGCAAAGATAATGGAGAAAAACTAAAACAAGAAAAGACTAAGCTAGAAGAAGAGATTAGAGATAAAGATAATAAGATTGCTCAATTGAATAAAGAAATTGAGAATCTTAAAAACTCCAATAATGATGGACTAATAGCAGAAATTACTCAGCTTAAAGATGAATTAAAAAGATTACAAGATGAAAATGCAAAACTAAAAGAAGATTATTCATCTACAAAATGGGAGTTAGAAGCTGAGAAAGAGAAGACCGACAAAAACGAAAATAAAATCAAAGAAATGCAAGAAAAGCTTGAGTCTTTAGAAGGAGAACTTGCAAAGAAGACTAAAGAAATCGAGGATAAAGATAATAAAATTAAGGACTTAGAAAAAGCTCTTGATGAAAAAGATACTAAGATAAAAGACCTTGAGTCTAAAAAGAAAGAGACAGAAAATTCTAAGTCAGAATGTTGTAAGAAAATTGAAGAGCTTCAAAAGGCTATTGATAGTTTAAAAGAATCTTCTGAAAATACAAAAAAAGAATTAGAAGAGAAAATTAAAGAGCTAGAAGAAAAACAAAAAACTTCTGAAGAAGAAATTAAAAAGCTAAAAAAAGATTTAGATAAGAAAATCGAAGAAGCAAAGAAGTTAATCGAGGAAGCAAATAAAAAAGCTAAAGAAGAACTTGAAAAACAAGCTAAAGATGAAAAAGATAAAAATCTAAATCAAGACTTATCTAAGAAATTAGATGAACTTTTAAAACTCCAAAGAGAAAACAAAGAGAAGAAAGAAGATAAGAAATCTCAAGATAAGAAGTGGGACGAAATTTTGAAAGCTGATGACAAGAATATCCTAAATCAATTTGATCTTAACAAGATGAAAAAACAGGAGGAACAACAAGGCAAAAAACAAGTTAAAGATGAAAAAGAATTTGCAGTTTTCCAAGTAGACAAAAACTTTTATAACATTATCAATAAAGATGGTAAGACAACAGTATATATGGATGTAAAAACTTATGTAGACCAAGGAAGAACTATGATTCCAGTAAGATATATTGCTTATACTCTCGGTTTTAATGTTGAGTATGACAACTCTACTCGTGAAGCTATTTTCTCAAATAAAGAGAATAATATCCTAGCTAAAAAGACATTAAGACTAAATATTGATACTGGTGTTATGAAAGATTCAGATGGAAAGGTCTACAATTCAGATGTTAAGCCAGTGATTATAAATGGAAGAATTCATGCTTCAATTTCAAACATTGCCAAAGCTTTTGGAGCAAGTCATGGAGATATTAAAGATGGTAAAAACCAAACAATAGAATGGGACAATGCTAGAAAAGCAGTCTATGTATTTAAAAATGTAAAATAA